A single region of the Opitutus sp. genome encodes:
- a CDS encoding creatininase family protein: MPASAKTPVRWDHLTWPEIGALIAGGMDAVLLPCGATEQHGPHLGTGMDTALANDVCLAVSAATGVPVLPPLAYGCSLGHSHHWPGTLSLSPQTLIALVTDLGDWLWHAGVRRLFLVNSHVTNAAPLRCALEILRARHDVFMIAVLNTAEVSSRVRAAFFADAADWHANQAETALMLARAPALARPELCATADDPDRTTGLVFAHPVNRTSLNGVTGTPSRATVAQGERLFGWIVTDLSKTIRRALRENAPLTTPYFTNGPNPSVT, translated from the coding sequence ATGCCCGCCAGCGCCAAAACGCCTGTCCGCTGGGACCACCTTACGTGGCCCGAGATCGGCGCGCTCATCGCGGGCGGCATGGACGCCGTTCTATTGCCCTGCGGCGCCACCGAACAACACGGCCCCCACCTGGGCACCGGCATGGACACCGCTCTCGCCAACGACGTCTGCCTCGCTGTCTCAGCCGCCACTGGCGTGCCGGTGCTCCCGCCGCTCGCCTACGGGTGCTCGCTCGGCCATTCCCACCACTGGCCCGGCACCCTCTCGCTCTCGCCGCAAACCCTGATCGCCCTCGTCACCGACCTGGGCGACTGGCTCTGGCACGCCGGCGTGCGCCGCCTGTTTTTGGTTAACAGCCATGTCACCAACGCCGCGCCCCTGCGCTGCGCCCTGGAAATCCTGCGCGCCCGCCACGACGTCTTTATGATCGCGGTGCTCAACACCGCCGAGGTCAGCTCCCGGGTGCGCGCCGCGTTTTTCGCCGACGCCGCCGACTGGCACGCCAACCAAGCCGAGACCGCGCTCATGCTCGCCCGCGCGCCCGCCCTCGCCCGCCCCGAGTTGTGCGCCACGGCCGACGACCCCGACCGCACCACCGGCCTCGTGTTCGCCCACCCGGTTAACCGCACCAGTTTGAACGGCGTCACCGGTACCCCGAGCCGCGCCACCGTTGCCCAAGGCGAACGCCTCTTCGGCTGGATCGTCACCGACCTGAGCAAAACCATCCGCCGCGCCCTGCGCGAAAACGCCCCGTTGACGACCCCGTATTTCACCAACGGCCCCAACCCTAGTGTCACCTAA
- a CDS encoding ABC transporter substrate-binding protein: MTTMRLRHLLLTAAVCTASVLSAAPLKIAYSDWPGWTALAIAEQKGWFKDAGVEVELLWFEYGPSMEAFTAAKVDAVTVTNGDALVTGAGGAKNIAVIITDYSNGNDMIVAKPGIASLKDFKGKKVGIEVGFVEHLLLLNGLKKAGLTEADVELVPTPTNQTPQVLASGQVDAIGAWQPNSGAALKAVPGAKAVYTSADEPGLIYDAIVVSPQSLAQHRAEWVKVAKVWDKIVAYLADPKTAEDGIKIMAARAGVDAKEYASFMPGTKFLSLAEGAKVLSAKTAGFDSVLGSSKIADEFNVKNGVYKESQNAASYLDASITLDALKK; the protein is encoded by the coding sequence ATGACCACCATGCGCCTCCGCCACCTGCTCCTCACCGCCGCGGTCTGCACCGCTTCCGTTCTCTCCGCCGCCCCGCTTAAAATCGCTTACTCCGACTGGCCGGGTTGGACTGCCCTCGCCATCGCTGAACAAAAGGGCTGGTTCAAGGACGCTGGCGTCGAGGTCGAACTCCTCTGGTTCGAATACGGCCCGTCCATGGAGGCCTTCACCGCCGCCAAGGTGGACGCGGTCACCGTCACCAACGGCGACGCCCTCGTCACCGGTGCCGGCGGCGCCAAAAACATTGCGGTGATCATCACCGATTACTCCAACGGTAACGACATGATCGTCGCCAAGCCTGGCATCGCCTCACTCAAAGATTTTAAGGGCAAAAAGGTCGGCATCGAAGTCGGCTTTGTTGAACACCTCTTGCTGCTCAACGGACTCAAAAAGGCTGGCCTGACCGAGGCCGACGTCGAGCTCGTGCCCACGCCCACCAACCAGACTCCGCAGGTCCTCGCCTCCGGCCAGGTTGACGCGATCGGCGCCTGGCAGCCCAATTCCGGCGCAGCCCTTAAGGCCGTCCCCGGCGCCAAGGCTGTGTACACCAGCGCCGACGAGCCCGGCCTGATTTACGACGCCATCGTGGTCAGCCCGCAGAGCCTCGCCCAGCACCGCGCCGAGTGGGTGAAGGTCGCCAAGGTCTGGGACAAGATCGTCGCCTACCTCGCCGACCCGAAAACCGCCGAAGACGGCATCAAGATCATGGCTGCCCGCGCCGGTGTGGACGCCAAGGAATACGCCTCGTTCATGCCTGGAACCAAGTTCCTCTCGCTCGCCGAGGGCGCCAAGGTCCTCTCCGCTAAAACCGCCGGCTTCGATTCCGTGCTCGGCTCCTCAAAGATCGCCGACGAGTTCAACGTGAAGAACGGCGTGTACAAGGAGTCGCAAAACGCCGCTTCCTACCTCGACGCCTCGATCACCCTCGACGCGCTCAAGAAGTAA
- a CDS encoding urea carboxylase-associated family protein has product MPLLVPPAATGTTFTTARPTGPVPQPGAIPADRLLTEETLPGGTAVSFTLRRHHTLRLTALEAGANVSFLCFNRHELLDRYNMADTLKGQHTARLTTGFILVSDMGRAMASITGDTLGWHDPLGGHDTAAHVEQKWGAKTYQTARNAWHRNSRDHFLIELGKHGLNARDLVPNVNFFSKLSTDDAGRLSFVPDHAQAGDFIDLRAEMDLLIVLTTCHHPLDTSSAYGPKPVKLQRYRSDPPPADDYCRTYRPENERAFHNAELAAF; this is encoded by the coding sequence ATGCCGCTCCTCGTCCCGCCCGCCGCCACCGGCACCACTTTCACCACCGCCCGCCCCACCGGCCCCGTGCCGCAGCCCGGCGCCATTCCTGCCGACCGCCTGCTCACTGAGGAAACCCTCCCCGGCGGCACCGCCGTCTCATTCACGCTCCGCCGCCACCACACGCTGCGCCTGACCGCCCTCGAAGCCGGCGCCAATGTTTCCTTCCTCTGCTTCAACCGCCACGAGCTGCTCGACCGCTACAACATGGCCGACACGCTCAAGGGCCAGCATACCGCCCGCCTCACCACCGGCTTCATCCTCGTCTCCGACATGGGCCGGGCGATGGCGTCGATCACCGGCGACACACTTGGTTGGCACGACCCGCTCGGCGGCCACGACACCGCCGCCCACGTTGAGCAAAAATGGGGCGCCAAAACCTACCAGACCGCCCGCAACGCCTGGCACCGCAACTCCCGCGACCACTTCCTGATCGAGCTGGGCAAACACGGCCTCAACGCCCGCGACCTCGTCCCCAACGTTAACTTCTTCAGCAAGCTCTCCACCGACGACGCGGGCCGCCTTTCCTTCGTCCCCGACCACGCCCAGGCCGGCGACTTCATCGACCTGCGCGCCGAGATGGACCTGCTCATCGTACTCACGACCTGTCACCACCCGCTGGACACGTCGTCCGCCTACGGCCCCAAGCCGGTAAAACTCCAGCGCTACCGCAGTGATCCGCCCCCGGCCGACGATTACTGCCGCACCTACCGCCCCGAAAACGAGCGCGCCTTCCACAACGCTGAACTCGCCGCCTTTTAA
- the nikR gene encoding nickel-responsive transcriptional regulator NikR encodes MTAAAAKKDRLARFSVSLPESLLDELDGLVKNRGYASRSQAVAALARDGLVDYAGQLGTESVAGTISLVYDHTTKGLQARLAAIQHKYFLMIVTSMHVHLEHHNYMEVLLVQGKASDLQTLADELTTCRGVRTGKLNLTATTLPPLL; translated from the coding sequence ATGACCGCCGCCGCCGCAAAAAAAGACCGCCTTGCCCGCTTCAGTGTTTCGCTGCCCGAAAGCCTCCTGGACGAGCTCGACGGGCTGGTCAAAAACCGCGGCTACGCCAGCCGTTCTCAAGCGGTGGCCGCGCTCGCCCGCGACGGGTTGGTGGATTATGCCGGGCAACTCGGCACCGAGTCGGTGGCCGGCACGATCAGCCTAGTTTACGACCACACCACCAAAGGCCTGCAAGCCAGGCTGGCGGCGATCCAGCACAAGTATTTTTTGATGATCGTCACCAGCATGCACGTGCACCTGGAGCACCATAATTACATGGAAGTTCTCCTCGTGCAGGGCAAAGCCTCCGACCTACAAACCCTAGCCGACGAACTCACCACCTGCCGCGGCGTGCGCACCGGCAAGCTCAACCTCACCGCCACCACCCTGCCGCCGCTGCTGTGA
- a CDS encoding ABC transporter ATP-binding protein, giving the protein MSTPDPLPEYLRQSPAVAERFAKLKERPVVMEIDHLGRQFPGAQGPVTALRDISLKIHRRELVCVIGPSGCGKSTLIRIIAGLDEPTSGRMLVDGKETSGPSPERGMVFQGYTLFPWRTVKQNVMFGLEMAGRPSSEAEADARQWVDLVGLRNFADNYPHQLSGGMKQRVAIARALAPNPRVLLMDEPFGALDAQTRAQMQSHLLEIWRNVDVTILFITHDLDEAILLADRIIVLKANPGEIHEVIEVPVPRPRSLDQLQSPEFQATRRRLDELIHPKHHAPSEHLPITRLTQIGDDVE; this is encoded by the coding sequence ATGAGCACGCCTGATCCGCTTCCTGAATACCTGCGCCAGTCCCCTGCGGTCGCCGAGCGTTTTGCCAAACTCAAAGAGCGCCCCGTCGTCATGGAAATTGACCACCTTGGGCGCCAATTTCCTGGTGCTCAGGGGCCTGTCACCGCGTTGCGCGACATCTCTTTAAAAATTCACCGTCGCGAACTGGTCTGCGTGATCGGCCCGTCCGGCTGCGGCAAATCCACCCTCATCCGCATCATCGCCGGCCTCGATGAACCCACCTCCGGCCGCATGCTGGTCGATGGCAAGGAGACCAGCGGCCCGTCGCCTGAGCGCGGCATGGTTTTCCAGGGCTACACGTTGTTTCCCTGGCGCACGGTCAAACAGAACGTGATGTTCGGCCTCGAAATGGCCGGCCGCCCCTCCAGCGAAGCCGAGGCCGATGCCCGCCAGTGGGTTGACCTGGTCGGCCTGCGTAACTTCGCCGACAACTACCCGCATCAGCTCTCCGGCGGCATGAAGCAGCGCGTGGCCATCGCCCGCGCCCTCGCCCCCAACCCGCGCGTGCTGCTGATGGACGAGCCGTTCGGCGCCCTCGACGCCCAGACCCGCGCCCAGATGCAGTCCCACCTGCTGGAAATCTGGCGCAACGTCGATGTGACGATCCTGTTCATCACCCACGATCTCGACGAAGCCATCCTGCTCGCCGACCGCATCATCGTGCTCAAAGCCAACCCCGGAGAAATCCATGAGGTGATCGAGGTGCCCGTGCCGCGCCCCCGCAGCCTCGACCAGCTCCAGTCGCCTGAATTCCAAGCCACCCGCCGCCGCCTCGACGAGTTAATCCACCCCAAGCACCACGCGCCCTCCGAGCACCTGCCAATCACTCGCCTCACTCAGATCGGCGACGACGTCGAGTAA
- the glnT gene encoding type III glutamate--ammonia ligase, whose translation MKSDSEILSIQADLKAKGVKYVVGAYVDIHGVPKGKFVPIDHFLHFAHGSELYTGYALDGLGQSPNDDEIASLPDLDRGCVLPWNKEVAWFPADNTFKGQPYEINTRVALKKVLADAASLGFGMNLGIECEVYVVKLGPDGKSLLMPNPDDRLNKACYDVKGFMDRYPWLDKVSTAINDLGWDLYSLDHEDANSQFEFDFNYSDALTMCDRYVFFRMMARQFAAEEGLLATFMPKPFADKTGNGAHFNMSLSDLATGKNAFKCDPKDDPRGLGLTPVAYHFIAGILRHGPAICAAMAPTVNSYKRLVRRGLMSYFSWAPVFNSFGTNNRTNSVRVPMGGGRCESRNADSACNPYLAATLALAAGLEGIREKLDPGLPQEDNLYELSPEEFAKRGIQELPRTLDEAVKAFAADPFVTKVLGQGLRDEFIAYKSEEWRQYHQQVSAWEIERYARMF comes from the coding sequence ATGAAATCCGATTCCGAAATCCTCTCCATCCAAGCCGACCTCAAAGCCAAAGGCGTAAAATACGTCGTCGGCGCCTACGTGGACATCCACGGCGTGCCCAAGGGCAAGTTCGTGCCCATCGACCACTTTTTGCACTTCGCCCACGGCTCCGAACTCTACACCGGCTACGCCCTCGACGGCCTCGGCCAGTCGCCCAACGACGACGAAATCGCCTCCCTGCCCGACCTCGACCGCGGCTGCGTTCTCCCCTGGAACAAGGAGGTCGCCTGGTTCCCCGCCGACAACACCTTCAAAGGCCAGCCCTACGAGATTAACACCCGTGTTGCCCTCAAAAAGGTCCTCGCTGACGCCGCCAGCCTCGGCTTCGGCATGAACCTCGGCATCGAGTGCGAAGTCTACGTCGTGAAACTCGGCCCCGACGGCAAAAGCCTCCTGATGCCCAACCCCGACGACCGCCTCAACAAAGCCTGTTACGACGTCAAAGGCTTCATGGACCGCTACCCGTGGCTCGACAAGGTTTCCACCGCGATCAACGACCTCGGCTGGGACCTGTACTCGCTCGACCACGAAGACGCCAACAGCCAGTTCGAGTTCGATTTCAACTACTCGGACGCGCTCACGATGTGCGACCGCTACGTGTTCTTCCGCATGATGGCGCGCCAGTTCGCCGCCGAGGAAGGGCTGCTGGCGACCTTTATGCCCAAACCCTTCGCCGACAAAACCGGCAACGGTGCGCACTTCAACATGTCGCTGTCCGACCTCGCCACGGGCAAAAACGCCTTCAAGTGCGATCCAAAGGACGACCCGCGCGGCCTCGGTCTCACGCCTGTCGCCTACCACTTCATCGCCGGCATCCTCCGCCACGGCCCGGCGATCTGCGCCGCGATGGCACCGACGGTGAACAGCTACAAGCGCCTGGTTCGCCGCGGCCTGATGAGCTACTTTTCGTGGGCGCCGGTTTTTAATAGTTTCGGCACCAACAACCGCACCAATTCGGTGCGCGTGCCGATGGGCGGCGGCCGCTGCGAAAGCCGCAACGCCGACTCCGCCTGCAACCCCTACCTTGCCGCCACCCTCGCGCTCGCCGCCGGCCTGGAAGGCATACGCGAAAAACTCGATCCCGGCCTGCCGCAAGAGGACAACCTCTACGAACTCAGCCCGGAAGAGTTCGCCAAACGTGGTATCCAAGAACTCCCGCGCACCCTGGACGAAGCGGTCAAGGCCTTCGCCGCCGACCCGTTTGTGACCAAGGTCCTAGGCCAAGGCCTGCGCGACGAGTTCATCGCCTACAAATCCGAAGAATGGCGCCAGTATCACCAGCAGGTCAGCGCCTGGGAAATCGAGCGCTACGCCCGCATGTTCTGA
- a CDS encoding ABC transporter permease: protein MSRPRWFAVRQELSPTRRRLLGGVAFLLPLLLWSIVSYVPFIWHPNIKVIEPGEVSWMRPGLQIPRADFAKEVATAQAAGVRPPTGERANPIYLPPPHAVGRALYTAFTTAPVLKGDLWLHESLAMSLKTIFWGFLISSAIGVPLGILCGAFVSASRLSEPFIDFVRYMPAPAFGALMVAVLGIHLEPKVAIIVIGTFFQQVLVVANTVRKVDGGLIEAAQTLGAKRRQLVLRVILPASLPDLYNDLRILLGWAWTYLIVAEVVGVSSGITFFINQQAKYRSFDNVYAAILIIGFIGLATDQVLAFVGERLFTWKNPRSSRVRRFISSTVARFLPRAPIEETAPSA, encoded by the coding sequence ATGTCACGCCCCCGCTGGTTTGCCGTCCGTCAGGAGCTCTCGCCGACGCGCCGGCGTTTGCTCGGGGGCGTGGCTTTTCTCCTCCCGCTCCTCCTGTGGAGCATCGTCAGCTACGTGCCCTTTATCTGGCACCCCAACATCAAGGTAATCGAACCCGGCGAAGTCTCCTGGATGCGACCGGGCTTGCAGATTCCGCGCGCGGATTTCGCCAAGGAAGTCGCCACTGCCCAGGCCGCCGGAGTGCGTCCTCCCACCGGAGAACGCGCCAATCCCATCTACTTGCCGCCGCCGCACGCAGTGGGCCGCGCGCTCTACACCGCGTTCACCACCGCACCTGTCCTCAAAGGCGACCTTTGGCTCCACGAGAGCCTCGCGATGAGCCTCAAGACCATCTTCTGGGGCTTCCTTATTTCGTCGGCCATCGGCGTGCCGCTCGGCATCCTCTGCGGCGCCTTTGTCTCTGCCTCCCGCCTGAGTGAACCGTTCATCGATTTTGTCCGCTACATGCCTGCTCCGGCCTTTGGTGCGCTCATGGTTGCGGTGCTCGGAATCCACCTGGAACCCAAGGTCGCCATCATCGTTATCGGCACCTTTTTCCAGCAGGTCCTGGTCGTCGCAAACACAGTGCGTAAAGTTGACGGCGGCCTAATCGAGGCCGCGCAAACCCTCGGCGCCAAACGCCGCCAGCTCGTCCTGCGCGTCATCCTACCCGCAAGCCTGCCCGATCTTTACAACGACCTGCGCATCCTACTCGGCTGGGCCTGGACTTACCTGATCGTCGCCGAGGTGGTCGGCGTGAGCAGTGGCATCACCTTCTTTATCAACCAGCAGGCCAAATACCGCAGCTTCGACAACGTCTACGCCGCCATCCTCATCATCGGCTTCATCGGCTTGGCCACCGACCAGGTTCTGGCCTTCGTCGGCGAGCGCCTCTTCACCTGGAAAAACCCCCGGTCAAGCCGCGTGCGCCGGTTCATCTCTTCCACCGTAGCCCGGTTTCTGCCCCGCGCCCCCATCGAAGAAACCGCCCCCTCCGCATGA